Proteins encoded by one window of Toxotes jaculatrix isolate fToxJac2 chromosome 22, fToxJac2.pri, whole genome shotgun sequence:
- the gdi2 gene encoding rab GDP dissociation inhibitor beta, producing MNEEYDVIVLGTGLTECILSGIMSVKGKKVLHMDRNSYYGAESASITPLEDLYKRFNIPGSPPESMGKGRDWNVDLIPKFLMANGQLVRMLLITQVTRYLDFKVIEGSYVYKAGKIYKVPSTETEALASSLMGLFEKRRFRKFLIFVANFDENDPKTMEGVDPNKTTMRAIFQKFSLGQEVIDFTGHSLALYRTDDYLDQPCIETINRIKLYSESLARYGKSPYLYPLYGLGELPQGFARLSAIYGGTYMLNKPIDEIVMENGKVVGVKSEGEIARCKQLICDPSYIMDRTTKVGQVIRVICILSHPIGNTGDINSCQIIIPQNQVNRKHDIYVCMISFAHNVAAQGKYIAIVSTTVETNNPEKEIKPALDLLEPIEQKFVSISDQYAPTDIGTESQIFISRTYDATTHFETTCDDIKDIYRRMTGSDFDFAEMERRKQDIFGDAAE from the exons GAATGCATTTTATCAGGCATCATGTCAGTGAAGGGGAAGAAGGTTCTGCACATGGACCGTAACTCCTACTATGGAGCCGAGAGTGCGTCCATCACACCCCTTGAAGAT CTCTACAAGCGCTTCAACATTCCTGGCAGCCCTCCTGAGTCAATGGGAAAAGGCCGGGACTGGAACGTGGACCTCATCCCTAAATTCCTTATGGCCAACG GTCAGCTGGTCCGCATGCTGCTGATTACACAGGTGACTCGCTACCTGGATTTCAAAGTGATTGAGGGCAGCTATGTGTACAAGGCGGGAAAAATCTACAAAGTTCCCTCCACTGAGACTGAGGCTCTGGCATCTA GTCTGATGGGGTTGTTTGAAAAACGGCGCTTCAGAAAGTTCCTGATCTTCGTCGCCAACTTCGACGAGAATGACCCCAAAACCATGGAAGGCGTCGACCCTAACAAGACAACGATGAGGGCCATTTTCCAGAAGTTTAGCCTTGGCCAGGAAGTCATCGACTTTACTGGGCACTCCCTCGCCCTCTACCGCACAGACGA ttaCCTGGATCAGCCTTGCATTGAAACGATAAACAGGATAAAGCTTTACAGCGAGTCTCTGGCCAGATACGGCAAGAGCCCATACCTCTACCCACTGTATGGCCTGGGAGAACTGCCACAAGGCTTTGCCAG GCTGAGTGCTATCTACGGTGGGACGTATATGTTGAACAAGCCCATCGACGAGATCGTGATGGAGAATGGGAAGGTGGTGGGAGTCAAGTCTGAGGGAGAG ATCGCCCGGTGCAAGCAGCTGATCTGTGACCCCAGTTACATTATGGATCGCACCACCAAAGTGGGTCAGGTGATCAGAGTCATCTGCATCTTGAGTCACCCCATCGGCAACACTGGCGACATCAACTCCTGCCAGATCATTATCCCCCAGAATCAGGTCAACAGGAAGCACG ACATCTACGTCTGCATGATCTCCTTTGCTCACAACGTGGCAGCACAGGGTAAATACATCGCCATCGTCAGCACTACAGTGGAGACAAACAACCCCGAGAAAGAGATCAAGCCAGCCCTGGACCTCCTGGAGCCCATCGAGCAGAAGTTTGTCAGCATCAGTGACCAGTACGCACCCACTGACATCGGCACCGAGAGCCAG ATCTTCATCTCCCGCACATACGACGCCACGACTCACTTCGAGACCACCTGCGACGACATCAAGGACATCTATCGGAGGATGACCGGCTCAGACTTTGACTTTGCCGAGATGGAGCGCAGGAAGCAGGACATCTTCGGTGATGCCGCAGAGTAG
- the LOC121175920 gene encoding ankyrin repeat and SOCS box protein 13-like isoform X1, with product MEVTAARPSFICDIGFWADRTALHEAAFHGRVLQLKQLIESGASVNMVTVDNITPLHEACMRAHSKCARLLLEAGAQVDVRTIHGSTPLCNACASGSLECAKLLLEYGAKVNPSLTALTASPLHEACIQGNTSAATGESSTSHIPSDFFPVNETLSSPPGNVNVVRLMIASGAQLEAYDVHFGPPLHIAAAKGHVDCVRELLVAGANVNSVKFHETALHHAARVHMVDLIELLVEFGANVYASDNLGRKPVDYTTPASPSHTCLQFYESNPLSLQQLCRITVRMTLGTRASEVIGQLNISHRIRSYLQYCDHPTSLQSDT from the exons ATGGAGGTGACAGCTGCTCGCCCTTCGTTTATCTGCGATATCG GTTTCTGGGCGGACCGGACTGCCCTGCATGAGGCAGCCTTCCACGGCAGAGTcctgcagctgaagcagctcATAGAAAGTGGAGCCTCGGTCAATATGGTGACGGTGGACAACATCACCCCACTCCACGAGGCCTGCATGCGGGCTCATTCCAAGTGTGCCcggctgctgctggaggctggAGCCCAG GTGGATGTACGGACCATCCATGGCAGTACCCCTCTCTGTAACGCCTGTGCCTCCGGCAGCCTGGAGTGTGccaagctgctgctggaatATGGAGCCAAAGTGAACCCGTCCCTCACAGCCCTCACTGCCTCGCCACTCCACGAGGCCTGCATACAGGGTAACACTTCAGCAGCTACAGGAGAGAGCTCAACCAGTCACATCCCATCAGACTTCTTCCCCGTGAATGAAACTTTATCTTCCCCCCCAGGTAACGTTAACGTAGTGAGGCTGATGATAGCCAGCGGTGCCCAGCTGGAGGCGTACGATGTCCACTTTGGTCCACCCCTCCACATCGCTGCCGCTAAAGGACACGTGGACTGTGTCAGGGAGCTGCTTGTTGCAG GTGCCAATGTGAATTCAGTGAAGTTCCACGAGACGGCTTTGCACCATGCGGCGCGAGTCCACATGGTGGACCTGATCGAGCTGCTGGTGGAGTTCGGAGCCAACGTGTATGCTAGCGACAACCTGGGAAGGAAACCTGTAGACTACACAACACCTGCGTCTCCCTCTCACACCTGCCTCCAGTTTTATGAAA GTAATCCTCTGAGTCTGCAGCAGCTTTGCAGAATCACTGTGAGGATGACGCTGGGTACCAGAGCCTCAGAGGTCATAGGTCAGCTGAACATATCCCACCGCATCCGCAGCTACCTCCAGTACTGTGACCATCCCACATCACTACAAAGTGACACATGA
- the LOC121175920 gene encoding ankyrin repeat and SOCS box protein 13-like isoform X2 yields the protein MEVTAARPSFICDIGFWADRTALHEAAFHGRVLQLKQLIESGASVNMVTVDNITPLHEACMRAHSKCARLLLEAGAQVDVRTIHGSTPLCNACASGSLECAKLLLEYGAKVNPSLTALTASPLHEACIQGNVNVVRLMIASGAQLEAYDVHFGPPLHIAAAKGHVDCVRELLVAGANVNSVKFHETALHHAARVHMVDLIELLVEFGANVYASDNLGRKPVDYTTPASPSHTCLQFYESNPLSLQQLCRITVRMTLGTRASEVIGQLNISHRIRSYLQYCDHPTSLQSDT from the exons ATGGAGGTGACAGCTGCTCGCCCTTCGTTTATCTGCGATATCG GTTTCTGGGCGGACCGGACTGCCCTGCATGAGGCAGCCTTCCACGGCAGAGTcctgcagctgaagcagctcATAGAAAGTGGAGCCTCGGTCAATATGGTGACGGTGGACAACATCACCCCACTCCACGAGGCCTGCATGCGGGCTCATTCCAAGTGTGCCcggctgctgctggaggctggAGCCCAG GTGGATGTACGGACCATCCATGGCAGTACCCCTCTCTGTAACGCCTGTGCCTCCGGCAGCCTGGAGTGTGccaagctgctgctggaatATGGAGCCAAAGTGAACCCGTCCCTCACAGCCCTCACTGCCTCGCCACTCCACGAGGCCTGCATACAGG GTAACGTTAACGTAGTGAGGCTGATGATAGCCAGCGGTGCCCAGCTGGAGGCGTACGATGTCCACTTTGGTCCACCCCTCCACATCGCTGCCGCTAAAGGACACGTGGACTGTGTCAGGGAGCTGCTTGTTGCAG GTGCCAATGTGAATTCAGTGAAGTTCCACGAGACGGCTTTGCACCATGCGGCGCGAGTCCACATGGTGGACCTGATCGAGCTGCTGGTGGAGTTCGGAGCCAACGTGTATGCTAGCGACAACCTGGGAAGGAAACCTGTAGACTACACAACACCTGCGTCTCCCTCTCACACCTGCCTCCAGTTTTATGAAA GTAATCCTCTGAGTCTGCAGCAGCTTTGCAGAATCACTGTGAGGATGACGCTGGGTACCAGAGCCTCAGAGGTCATAGGTCAGCTGAACATATCCCACCGCATCCGCAGCTACCTCCAGTACTGTGACCATCCCACATCACTACAAAGTGACACATGA
- the asb13a.2 gene encoding ankyrin repeat and SOCS box protein 13 — translation MEIENTQPYFFGDIGCWSERTEVHKAASLGQASQLQHLIQSGASVNVVAVDSITPLHEACVRGQAQCVRLLLEAGAQVDARNVDGSTPLCDACSAGSLECVRLLLEYGAKANPALTSRTASPLHEACMGGNSDCVKLLIAMGASLESYDLYYGTPLHVACVNEHTDCVKVLLNAGAKVNAARLHETPLHHAAKNMRVEMIETLVEFGANIYARDQHERKPVDYTTPGSPSAACLQFYETTPMSLQQLSRLAVRKKLGTRALQVIGQLDIPKLIISYLCYQ, via the exons atggAAATTGAAAATACTCAGCCATATTTCTTTGGAGACATCG GATGCTGGTCTGAGAGGACAGAGGTGCACAAGGCAGCCTCCCTGGGCCAGGCCTCCCAGCTGCAGCACCTCATTCAGAGCGGAGCTTCGGTCAATGTGGTGGCGGTAGACTCTATCACGCCACTGCATGAGGCCTGCGTCCGCGGACAGGCCCAGTGTGTCcggctgctgctggaggctggAGCCCAG GTGGATGCGAGGAACGTAGACGGCAGTACCCCGCTGTGTGACGCCTGTTCAGCAGGTAGTTTGGAGTGTGTAAGGCTCTTGCTGGAGTACGGAGCCAAGGCCAACCCGGCCCTCACCTCTCGCACAGCCTCACCTCTGCATGAGGCCTGCATGGGAG GTAACTCAGACTGTGTGAAGCTCCTGATTGCCATGGGTGCCAGTCTAGAGTCATATGACCTTTACTACGGGACCCCGCTGCACGTGGCTTGTGTTAacgaacacacagactgtgttaaAGTGCTGCTCAATGCAG gTGCTAAAGTGAATGCTGCCCGGCTACATGAAACTCCACTGCACCACGCTGCTAAAAACATGCGAGTGGAGATGATAGAGACGCTGGTGGAGTTCGGGGCCAACATCTACGCCAGAGATCAGCACGAGAGGAAACCCGTGGACTACACCACGCCGGgctctccctctgcagcctgCCTGCAGTTTTATGAGA cCACTCCCATgagtctgcagcagctcagcaggttgGCAGTGAGGAAGAAGCTGGGCACCAGAGCTCTGCAGGTCATAGGTCAACTGGATATACCTAAACTCATCATCAGCTACCTCTGCTATCAGTGA